TTCAAGCGTGACTCCGTTTCGCTGCGGTCATTTAACTCGAACATTGAGTGCCTACCGAGCGGTTGTAGGAGATCGATGCAATGAATTCGTCCGATTTGGATTACCTCGTCAGAAACCAAGTGTTCGAATTCCTTGGCGAACTCACCAAACTTCACGGTGATGTCCTTCCAATCGCTCCATTACGAGCTGGCACTTGGTTTCGAGGCGAGCGGGTGCCGCTTCTCGGACCGCAGGGAATCTTCAAGCCCAGAATATTGGAGCTTCCACTTTCAATCACCACCGCACCGAACAGCCCCTACGATGACTCGTTTACTTCCGAGGGTATGGTGCGATATCGATACCGGGGCACTGATCCCCAGCATCATGACAATGTGGGCCTCCGGGCCGCAATGATGCACAGGAGGCCCTTGGTGTACTTCCATGGCGTAGTGCCAGGCCGGTATGTCGCGGCATGGCCCGCATTCATTGTTGCTGACGATCCAAAGGGGTTGTGCGTAACTGTCGCGGTTGATGACAAGGCGTCACTCTCAACTCCGATGGAGCACTGGGTGGCGGATGACGGTTCCGCTGCTCGCCGCAAATACATCACTTCTGCGGTAAAAGTTCGGTTGCATCAGCGGCTTTTCCGCGAGCGAGTGCTGGCCGCGTACCGGGAGCAATGCGCATTGTGCAGGCTTCGGCATGTGTCTCTTCTTGAAGCTGCTCATATCACCCCAGATTCCGATCCAGGTGGTGAGCCTGTAGTGACCAATGGCGTGTCCCTGTGCAAGCTGCACCATGCTGCGTTCGATCAGAACATCCTCGGCATCCGCCCCGATTACGTGGTCGAGATCAGAAGCGATATCCTGAAAGAGGTGGATGGCCCAATGCTCCGGTTTGGGCTTCAGGAAATGCACGGTAGTAAGATCAATGTGCCACGCCGGCAGCACTTGAGGCCTGACAAAGTGGCCCTTGAGCAGCGGTACCAATCGTTCCTGGAAGTACAGTTATAATGGCACCCAATAAATCGTTGCAGCGAACGTTTGGCCCGGTGCGTACTTTTACTACCAAAAAATACGTATCGTCTCAAACACTGTTGAAGTCAGCCGTTAGACATAAGAGCTGACAAACTTCTACCCACCCACTAACAGAGAATTGCATTATGGCTGGTTCGACCTTTCAGACTAATCCTTACGACCTTTACAAGCTCTTGGAAGATTGTCATCGCGGTATTCTGCAATTGCCGGACTTTCAACGTAGCTGGGTATGGGATGAGGAGCGAATCAAGAGCCTAATTGCGTCGATCTCGCGTGCCTTTCCAGTGGGTGCACTAATGACGCTGGATACGGGTGGCGAAGTGAATTTCAAGCCGCGTCCTGTGGAAGGTGCGCCCACCGAGGCAAAAAATACCTTGCCTCACTCCCTCTTGCTGGATGGACAGCAGCGCATGACTTCGCTGTATCAGGTGACGTTGCGCGGCAAGGTGGTCGAGACGGTCACTCCAAAAAATAAGAAAGTAAAGCGCTGGTTCTACATTGATATCCGCAAAGCATTGGACCCCACAGTTGACCGCGAAGAAGCCATCGTCGGTGTACCTGAGGATCGAGTTATCCGGACCGATTTTGGTCGCGAGGTCGTGCTTAATCTATCCACGTCGGAGAACGAATACACGGCACTGATGTACCCCGTGACCCAGGTATTCGACTGGGACCACTGGCAAGATGGGTTCGATGAGCAGTGGCGCGGCGACGGACACGAGGCAGTACGCAAAACCTTTCGTGCCTTCAAAAGCCTAGTGCTGGAGAATTTCAAGTATTACCGTGTGCCAGTGATCTCATTGGACCGCAGCACCTCTAAGGAGGCAGTGTGCGTCGTGTTCGAGAAGGTGAATACCGGCGGCAAGCCGCTGGATGCCTTCGAGCTGGTGACGGCGATGTATGCGGCAGACGGTCACGAGTTGCGTAAGGACTGGTACGGGGACGAAGAGCACAAGGGGCGCCATCGACGTTTTGTCGATACATTGCGCCCGGCTGACTCAGAAGCGGGGATCATCGCTAACGTTAGCAATACCGACTTCCTGCAAGCGATCTCGCTGTTCTACACGCGGGAGCGCCGTCGCGAAGCGGAGCGTGCAGGCAAAACAGGCAAGGAGCTGCCGGCCGTGATCGGCAATCGCCAAGCACTGCTGAATCTTCCGCTGACGGCTTACAAGCAGTATGAGAAGCAAGTGGAGCAAGGCTTCTCGCAGGCAGCGAAATTCCTGCATATGCAACATATCTACCGCATCTTTGATCTACCCTATCAATCGCAAATCGTGCCGCTAGCGGCCATCATTGCCGATCTCGGCGAGGCCTGGGAGCACGAAACCAACCGTGCCAAGCTGGTGCGCTGGTACTGGAATGGCGTGTTCGGTGAGCTATACGGCTCGGCAGTGGAGTCGCGCATTGCCCGAGATTTCATGGAAGTGCCGCGCTGGCTGCAGGGCGGGCCAGAGCCTTCCACGGTGAGCGAGACCAATTTCCGTGCAGACCGCTTGAAGACCATGCGCATGCGCCTTTCAGCCGCCTACAAGGGCGTAAACGCGCTACTGATGAAGGAAGGGGCGGAGGATTTCCGTTCCGGGCAAAAGTTTGACCATACCGTGTTCTTCGGCGAGAACGTGGATATCCACCACATCTTCCCGCAGGACTGGTGCAAAAAACAGGGCATCAAACCCGCGATATACGATTCCATCATTAACAAGACGCCGCTGTCATTCCGCACCAACCGCATCATCGGTGGTGTTGCCCCATCTGCATACTTAGCCAAGCTAGAAAAGGGCGACGTGCAGACTCCGACAATCGATCGAGCTCGTCTGGATGCCTACCTACGCTCGCACCTTATCGACCCGGACATGCTGCGTAGTGATGACTTCGAGACCTTCATGGGAGACCGGCAGAGACAATTGCTTGCGCTAATTGCGCAGGCGACCGGCAAGGCCGCCTACACAGGAGATGTACCTGAAGAGGGCGTGGATGTGGAAGGCGATGCAGATATGATCGAAGCCGAGATGGTGATTCCTGCGTGATTCAGGGCAGCAGCGGCAAGACCACGTCCAGCAGCGCCATCAATGCGGACGGGATAGTTCCTACAGTTTGGTGGGCGCCCTGAGCTAAAGAGTCAGGAGTGTCGAAGATACCGAAGCTAAAACCTAGGGCAACCTATAACTACAGCAACGAATTCAGTATTATAACGATAAGGTTGAGTCAATTAGACGGGGTTGCCGTGCAAGATATCGACGACGCACTTTTCATCCACCTGTTTATCTTTTGTAGTGGTCAACTGATTCTGGACACTTTGTAAAGATCTTTTTCATAATCCAACGATGTTTTGTAACCGGACATCCAGTACAGGTACTTAGCATTGTAATATACCGCCACATCTCCCTGGAGATCGGCGATCGCCTCCTGCCGGATTTGGTACAACCGATCACCGATGCATCTGACCACTTTATTTCGCCGCCACCCAAGCATGGATGATTTTAAGCAAATCGTCTTTGCTGTCCTTCAGTGCCCTTGTGGTCCGCCGCTACTTTCCACGACTATGCAGGGGGACCTTTCGAAAAGATTAAGGCCGCAATCTCGGCCTCGCAGATGTCGCGAGGATAGCGCTTACCATGAAAAAATGAAGCGCCGCACCATATATAAATATGGTTAATCGTAATAAAAAATAGCGAAGATGAAACTTGAGCAAGATCCTCACCGCTTGGCCCAGCTCAGCGCTCATCATATACCGGAGCGATCGGGAATCTGGTGGGTTACTGTAATCGCTATTGGCGTGCTTATCGGCAATCTGCTGAGTTTCGGGTCGTATCAACTTTATGTAAGCTGGGAATTGCACCAACTGGCAATCTCGTTGAGAACCGAGGCAGATAAACAAGCGGAAAGATCGAAGGCAAACATGGAGCGCATCGCAAAAAACAATGAGGCGTTGAGAAAGGAGCGGGAAAAGCAAAGTGCGATTAACGCCGCGCTTTTGGAAACCTGCGCGTTCTG
The Gammaproteobacteria bacterium genome window above contains:
- a CDS encoding HNH endonuclease, yielding MNSSDLDYLVRNQVFEFLGELTKLHGDVLPIAPLRAGTWFRGERVPLLGPQGIFKPRILELPLSITTAPNSPYDDSFTSEGMVRYRYRGTDPQHHDNVGLRAAMMHRRPLVYFHGVVPGRYVAAWPAFIVADDPKGLCVTVAVDDKASLSTPMEHWVADDGSAARRKYITSAVKVRLHQRLFRERVLAAYREQCALCRLRHVSLLEAAHITPDSDPGGEPVVTNGVSLCKLHHAAFDQNILGIRPDYVVEIRSDILKEVDGPMLRFGLQEMHGSKINVPRRQHLRPDKVALEQRYQSFLEVQL
- a CDS encoding DUF262 domain-containing protein, with protein sequence MAGSTFQTNPYDLYKLLEDCHRGILQLPDFQRSWVWDEERIKSLIASISRAFPVGALMTLDTGGEVNFKPRPVEGAPTEAKNTLPHSLLLDGQQRMTSLYQVTLRGKVVETVTPKNKKVKRWFYIDIRKALDPTVDREEAIVGVPEDRVIRTDFGREVVLNLSTSENEYTALMYPVTQVFDWDHWQDGFDEQWRGDGHEAVRKTFRAFKSLVLENFKYYRVPVISLDRSTSKEAVCVVFEKVNTGGKPLDAFELVTAMYAADGHELRKDWYGDEEHKGRHRRFVDTLRPADSEAGIIANVSNTDFLQAISLFYTRERRREAERAGKTGKELPAVIGNRQALLNLPLTAYKQYEKQVEQGFSQAAKFLHMQHIYRIFDLPYQSQIVPLAAIIADLGEAWEHETNRAKLVRWYWNGVFGELYGSAVESRIARDFMEVPRWLQGGPEPSTVSETNFRADRLKTMRMRLSAAYKGVNALLMKEGAEDFRSGQKFDHTVFFGENVDIHHIFPQDWCKKQGIKPAIYDSIINKTPLSFRTNRIIGGVAPSAYLAKLEKGDVQTPTIDRARLDAYLRSHLIDPDMLRSDDFETFMGDRQRQLLALIAQATGKAAYTGDVPEEGVDVEGDADMIEAEMVIPA